A window from Heterodontus francisci isolate sHetFra1 chromosome 4, sHetFra1.hap1, whole genome shotgun sequence encodes these proteins:
- the LOC137368599 gene encoding LOW QUALITY PROTEIN: sodium/potassium/calcium exchanger 1-like (The sequence of the model RefSeq protein was modified relative to this genomic sequence to represent the inferred CDS: substituted 1 base at 1 genomic stop codon) yields EEDEEAEDEEEEEEEDDDEEAGADEEGEAEGEEEEIAEDEEEEEEGGEEEEGDEEEGEEDEEGGEEEGDEEEEKGAEDEEEEEEGGGEEEEEGEEDEEEEEEEGAEDEEEDGAEEGGGGGGGGEEEEEGAEDEEEEKDEEEGGGGEEEEEEEGGEEDEDEEEGGGGGEEAEEEEDDEEEEDEEEEEGGGGGXGEEEEEEEEEEEEEEEAEEEEEEGEEEDEEDEEEGGEEEEDEEE; encoded by the exons gaagaagatgaagaagcagaagatgaagaagaagaagaagaagaagatgatgatgaagaagcaggagcagatgaagaaggagaagcagaaggagaagaagaagaaatagcagaagatgaagaagaagaggaggaaggaggagaagaagaagaaggagatgaagaagaaggagaagaagacgaagaaggaggagaagaagaaggagatgaagaagaagaaaaaggggcagaagatgaagaagaagaggaggaaggaggaggagaagaagaagaagaaggagaagaagatgaagaagaagaagaagaagaaggagcagaagatgaagaagaagat ggagcagaagaaggaggaggaggaggaggaggaggagaagaagaagaagaaggagcagaagatgaagaagaagaaaaagatgaagaagaaggaggaggaggagaagaagaagaagaagaagaaggaggagaagaagatgaagatgaagaagaaggaggaggaggaggagaagaagcagaagaagaagaagatgatgaagaagaagaagatgaagaagaagaagaaggaggaggaggaggatgaggagaagaagaagaagaagaagaagaagaagaagaagaagaagaagaagcagaagaagaagaagaagaaggagaagaagaagacgaagaagatgaagaagaaggaggagaagaagaagaagatgaagaagaa
- the LOC137369320 gene encoding uncharacterized protein, which produces ASSSSPPSSSSSSSAPSSSSSSSPSSSSSSSSSSSPSSSSSSSSSSSPSSSSSSSSSSSSSSSSSSSSSSPSSSSSSSSFSSSSSSSSSSSSSSSSSSPSSSSSSSSSSSSSSSSSSSSSSSSSSSSSPSAPASSSSSSSSSSSSSSSSSTSSSSSSSSSSSSSSSSSSSSSSSSSSSSPSSSSSSSSSFSSSSSSSSSSSSSSSSSSSSSSSSSSSSPSSSSASSSSSSSSSPSSSSSPSSSSSSSSSPSSSSSSSSSSSSSSSSSSSSSSSSSSPSAPASSSSSSSSSSSSSSSSSSSSSSSSSSSSSSSSSSSSSSAPSSSSSSPSAPSSSSSSSSSPSAPSSSSSSSSPPPPPPPPSSSSSSPSSSSSAPSSSSSSSPSSPTPSSSSSSSSSPPSSSSSSSSSSSPSSS; this is translated from the exons gcttcttcttcttctcctccttcctcctcttcttcatcttctgctc catcttcatcttcatcttcatctccttcttcttcatcttcatcatcttcatcttcatctccttcttcttcatcttcatcatcttcatcttcatctccttcttcatcttcatcatcttcatcttcatcttcatcttcatcttcatcttcatcttcatcttcttctccttcttcgtcttcttcatcttcatctttttcttcttcgtcttcttcatcttcatcttcttcatcttcatcttcatcttcttctccttcatcttcatcatcatcatcttcatcatcgtcatcttcgtcatcttcatcttcatcttcgtcatcttcatcttcttcttcttcttctccctctgctcctgcttcttcgtcatcttcttcttcttcttcatcttcttcttcttcttcttcttctacttcttcatcttcttcttcatcttcttcttcttcatcttcttcttcttcatcatcttcatcttcttcatcatcttcatcttcttctccttcttcttcgtcttcttcatcttcatctttttcttcttcgtcttcttcatcttcatcttcatcttcatcatcttcatcttcatcatcttcatcttcatcatcttcatcttcttctccttcatcttcttcagcttcatcttcttcttcttcatcttcttctccttcttcatcttcttctccttcttcttcttcttcttcatcttcttctccttcttcatcttcatcatcttcatcatcttcatcttcatcatcatcttcatcatcgtcatcttcatcttcttcttcttctccctctgctcctgcttcttcgtcatcttcttcttcttcttcatcttcttcgtcatcttcatcttcatcgtcatcttcttcttcatcttcttcatcttcatcatcatcttcttcttcttcttcctcttctgctccttcttcatcttcttcttctccttctgctccttcttcttcatcttcatcttcttcttctccttctgccccttcttcttcatcttcttcttcttctcctcctcctcctcctcctcctccttcttcttcatcttcttctccttcatcttcatcttctgctccttcttcttcttcatcttcttctccttcttcacctactccttcttcttcttcatcttcttcttcttctcctccttcttcttcatcttcttcttcgtcttcttcttctccttcttcttct
- the LOC137369319 gene encoding LOW QUALITY PROTEIN: uncharacterized protein (The sequence of the model RefSeq protein was modified relative to this genomic sequence to represent the inferred CDS: substituted 1 base at 1 genomic stop codon) — translation SAPSSSSPSSSSSPPSSSSASSSPSSSSPSSSSSPSSSSSSSSPSSSSSSSSSSSPSSSSSSSSSSSAPSSSSSSSSSSSLSSSSSSSSSSSSSSSAPSSSSSSSSSPSAPSSSNSSSSAPSSSSSSSSSSSSPPSSSSSPSSSSSSPSSSSSSSSSPPSSSSSPSPSSSSSSSSSSSAPSSSSSSSPSSSPTPSSSSSSSSASASSSSSSSSPTSSPTSSSSSSSAPSSSSSASSSSSPPPPPPPPPPSSSSSSSSSPSSSSSSSSSSSSSSSSSSSSSSPSAPFSSAPASSSSSSSSSSTSSSSSSSSSSSSSSSXSSSSSSSSSSSSSSSSSSSSAPSSSSSSSSSSPSAPSSSSSSSSPSPPSAPSAPSSSSSFSSSSSPPPPPPSSSSSSAPSSSSSSSPTSSSSSSPPSSSSSSSAPS, via the exons tctgctccttcttcttcatctccttcttcatcttcttctcctccttcttcatcttctgcttcttcatctccttcttcttcatctccttcttcttcttctt ctccttcttcatcttcttcttcatcttctccttcttcatcttcatcatcttcatcttcttcttctccttcttcttcttcctcatcttcatcctcatcttctgctccttcttcttcat catcttcatcttcttcatcttcattatcttcatcatcttcttcttcttcttcttcttcttcttcatcttctgctccttcttcatcttcttcatcttcttcttctccttctgctccttcttcttctaattcttcatcttctgctccttcttcttcatcttcttcttcatcttcttcttcttctcctccttcttcgtcttcttctccttcttcatcttcttcttctccttcatcttcttcttcatcttcttcttctcctccttcttcgtcttcttctccttctccttcatcatcttcttcatcttcatcctcatcttctgctccttcttcttcttcatcttcttctccttcttcttcacctactccttcttcttcttcatcttcttcttctgcttctgcttcatcttcttcgtcttcttcttctcctACTTCTTctcctacttcttcttcttcttcatcttctgctccttcttcttcatcttctgcttcttcttcttcttctcctcctcctcctcctcctcctcctcctccttcttcatcttcttcttcatcttcttctccttcttcatcttcatcatcttcatcttcatcatcatcttcatcatcttcatcttcttcttcttcttctccttctgctcctttttcttctgctcctgcttcttcatcttcttcttcttcttcgtcatctacatcttcttcttcatcttcttcatcttcttcttcatcttcatcttcttaatcatcatcttcttcatcttcatcttcatcttcatcgtcatcttcttcttcttcctcttctgctccttcttcttcatcttcttcttcttcttcttctccttctgctccttcttcttcatcttcttcttcttctccttctcctccttctgctccttctgctccttcatcttcatcttcattttcttcttcttcttctcctcctcctcctcctccttcttcatcttcatcttctgctccttcttcttcttcatcttcttcacctacttcttcttcttcatcttctcctccttcttcttcatcttcttcttctgctccttct